GGCAGCTTCCTGTTCCTCGGCCCCACCGGCGTTGGCAAGACTGAGCTGGCCAAGGCACTGGCACAGGCCCTGTTTGACGACGAGCGCAACATGGTGCGAATCGATATGACCGAGTATATGGAGAAGTTCAGCGTCAGCCGTCTGATTGGCGCGCCTCCGGGATACGTCGGTTACGAAGAGGGCGGCCAGCTGACTGAGGCTGTGCGCCGCAAGCCCTACAGCGTGGTGCTGTTCGATGAGGTGGAAAAAGCCCACCCCGATGTGTTCAACATCCTGCTGCAGGTGCTGGACGATGGCCGCATCACCGACAGTCAGGGCCGCACCGTGGACTTCAAGAACACGGTCATCATCCTCACCTCCAATCTGGGCAGCGACATCATCCTGAACGATCTGGAGCAGCGCCGTGCCAACGGCTCCAACGAGCTGAGCGAGGAAGCAAAGCACCAGATCGACCAGCTGCTGAAGAGCAAGTTCCGCCCCGAATTTCTGAACCGTCTGGATGAGATCGTCTACTACAAGAGCCTGACCAAGGACGAGATGCGCAGGATCGTGGATCTGCAGCTGCAGAATCTGCGCAAGCGCATGGACGAGGGCAAGCACCTCAAGCTGGAGGTCACCACCGCTGCCAAGGACTTCATCATCGATTCTGCTTACGACAGCGTCTATGGTGCACGTCCCATCAAGCGGTTCATCCAGAGCCGCGTGGAGACCCTGATCGCCAAGGCCATCATTCAGGGCAGCTATACCGAGGGCAACACCCTGACGGTAGACTGCGAGAATGGCGCTTTGACCCTGCGATAATGTAAATTTTACCTGTTCTGTACGGACTTTGCGGCAAGAAAGCTTGCACCACCGTACAGAATATGGTATGATTACAAATAACATTGATGTGCTTTTCATCGCGGAACAGCAACGATGGGGAGCACATTTTTGTATACGGAAAGAACTCCTTCCGTCATCGCGCGGCAAGGCTCCCTCTTTGAGGGAGCTGGCTGCGAAGCAGACTGAGGGAGTCTGTTCTTTAATAAAAACAGAAAGTTGAGTGTGATTTCCCTTTTTATGGACGATGGCAGTATTACGCTTTTGGCGGCGCTGATCATTCTGGTGGCATTTTCCGCCTTTTTCTCCGCCTCTGAGACCGCATTTTCTTCCCTGAACCAGATCCGCCTGAAAAGCCGCGCCGAGGACGGCGATTCGGCAGCAGCCCGCGTGCTGGCTATGTCGGAAAAGTACGACAAGCTGCTCTCCACCATCCTCATCGGCAACAATATCGTCAACATTGCCGCAGCATCCATTGGCACAGTGCTGTTCACCCGCCTGCTGGACCCGGAGCGGGGCGCGACGGTGTCCACCTTCGTGCTGACCATTGTGGTTCTGATCTTTGGCGAGGTGACCCCCAAGAGCCTTGCAAAGGAGATGCCGGAGACGGTTGCCACGGCGGTTTCGCCCTTTTTGAACCTGCTCATGATCCTGTTCACCCCGCTGACCTGGCTGTTCAGCCAGTGGAAGCGCCTGCTGGGGCATTTCATCCGCAGCACCGAGGAGGACACCATCACTGAGGGTGAGCTGATGACCATGGTCAGCGAGGCCGAGAACGACGGCGAGCTGACCGACCGGGAAAGCCAGCTCATCCGCAGCGCCATTGAGTTCGACGATGTGGAGGTGGAGGAGATCCTCACGCCCCGCGTGGATGTGATCGCGGTGGAGGACGATCTCTCGCTGGATGAGGTGGCCGATACCTTTGCGGAATCGGGATATTCCCGTCTGCCCGTCTACCACGGCACCATTGACAACATCATCGGTGTGGTACATGAAAAGGACTTTTACCTTGGCCGTCTGCGCAAGGATACCACGCTGGAAGACCTTGTGAAGCCCACCCTTTATACCACCGGCTCCACCCAGATCTCCCAGCTGCTGCGCACCCTGCGCGAGCAGCACCATCACATGGCGGTGGTGGTGGACGAGTACGGCGGTACCGAGGGCATCATCACGCTGGAAGACATTCTGGAAGAGCTGGTAGGCGAGATCTGGGATGAGCACGACGAAGCGACCGAGGACTTCCGCAGGCAGTCGGACGGCAGCTGGATCGTGCTGGGCAGTGCCGGTGTGGACGACCTGTATGAGAGGCTGGGCCTGCCGGAGGATGAAGATATCGATTCCAATACGGTGAACGGTCTGGTGCAGGAAAAAACCTGCCATCTGCCCAAGGTGGGCGACCGGTTCACGCTGGGCGAGTACGACGGTGTCGTTACCCGCACGGCCAAGCGCCGCGTGACCGAGGTGCGCCTGACCCCGGCGGAAAAGCCGGAACCGAAGAAGGAAGAAGACGAAAAGCCGCACTTCAACCGGCTGACCAATAAGTAAATCTAAGGGAGGATGCCGTTTTCCAATACGGCCCTATCCTGTGAAAAAGCAAACTCCGGCAGACCGCAGTCTGCCGGAGTTTGCTTTGTAAAAATAATTGTTCCGCTGAATATGGCTAGAGCAAAGCGGAAGCCATTAAATGGTTTTGCTTTCCGCCTGCAGATAGGTATACAATGCTCCCACCTGATTGGCTTCGCTGCTGAAATGGCAGGGCACGATCTCGCAGCGGGGCAGACCGATCATGTAGGGTGATTCCCCACGGGAAGCAAACAGCCCGGCATATACCCGGCGCAGATCGTCCAGCAGCAGCGGCTGCTTGCTGATGCCGCCGCCGATGGCTACCTTTTCCACATCCAGCAATACGGTCAGGTTGTAGATCTGCACGGCCACCATCTTGCAGAACCGTTCCAGCACTTCCAGCGCTTCCGGCTCGGCGGCATTGGCGGCATCAAAAAAGAGTTTACCGTTCATGGGGGCATCGGCGGGCAGGCCTTTGCGGGCACGGTACCACTTGAGCAGGTATTTGGTGCTGCACTGGCAGGCCATGGTTTTTTCGGTATTCTCCCACTCGTCGGCGTTGGTGTTCACAAAGCTGTACTCTCCGGCGGTAAAGTGAACGCCGCGCACCAGCTGGCCATTGGCAATGATGCCGCCGCCCACGCCGGTGCCGATAATAAATACTGCCGCATTGCAGCAGCCCTGCAAGGCACCGGCCCGCAGCTCTGCAATGGCTGCAGCCTTGCCGTCGTTTTCCAGCGTGACACGGCAGCCGCATCTTTCGCGCACCAGCTGCCCCACCTGCGTGCCGGTGTTGTACAGAAGTGCCCCGCCGTTGGAGACATAGCCGGTGTTGGCATCCACAAAGCCGGGCAGCGCCATGGCGATACCGTCCACTTCATCCTTATGCGGTGCATACAGAGCGTATATTGTGTCGAGAAAATGCTCCTGCGTATCCTGCGGCGTGGGCACGGAACCGGCATCGAAACGGTTCATCTGCTCGTCCATGACCGAATATTTGATCTCGGTGCCTCCTACGTCAAAAACCATGACCTTCATTGCTGTTCCCTCCGCAAAGCTGATCTTCTTCCTTATTATGGCAAATGCGTGCAAAAAAGTAAAGCCATCCGCAACATGCCGCGAATAGCTTTACTTTAATTTAGAGCTTGCTCAGCTGCGGGCCCTGTGCGGTGTCCTTGACCGCCCAGCCCAGTTCGGTCAGCTGTGCACGGATGGCATCGGCAGTGGCCCAGTCCTTGGCCTTCTTGGCGGCGGCACGCTTCTCTACCAGCTCGGTCACCTCGGCGGGCACCTCGTCCTTCTTGCGGTTGTACAGCAGGCCCAGTACGCCGGTGATCTCGTCGAACGCAGCGGCGGCGGTCTGCAGGGCATCCTTGGAGGAAACAGCCGACAGCGTGTTGATCTCCTTGACCAGATCGAACACGGCAGCCAGTGCATCCGGGGTGTTCAGGTCATCGTCCATGGCAGTGCAGAACTTGGTGCGGGCCTCGGCAGCCTTTTCCTTCAGAGTCTCGTCGGTGCCAAAGGTGTTCTTGGTCAGGGCAAAATCCAGATTCTCGCGGCAGGTGTACAGGCGCTCCAGGCTGTTCTTGCAGCTTTCAATGAGGTCCACGGTGTAGTTCAGCGGCATCCGGTAGCCTGCGGTCAGCATGAAGTAGCGGATGGGTTCGTAGCCGTAGACATCCGCCACGTCCCGCACGGTGAAGAAGTTGTGCAGGCTCTTGGACATCTTCTGATTGTCCACGTTGATGAAGCCGTTGTGCATCCAGTAGCGGGCAAAGGTGCAGCCGTTGGCGCACTCGCTCTGTGCGATCTCATTCTCGTGGTGGGGGAAGATCAGGTCCTGACCGCCGCAGTGCAGATCAATGGTCTTGCCCAGATGGGTGCGGCTCATGGCACTGCACTCGATATGCCAGCCCGGACGGCCCATGCCGTAGGGGCTCTCCCATGCAGGTTCACCGGGCTTTGCGGCCTTCCACACGGCAAAGTCTGCGGGGTCCTCCTTCAGGTCGTCGTCCATCTGGCTGCGCAGCTCACGGTTGCCGCTCTCCAGATCGTCCAGCTTCAAATGGCTCAGCTTGCCGTACTCGGGATCGCTCTTCACCCGGAAGTACACATCGCCGTTCTTGGCAACATAAGCGTGGCCGGAGTCGATCAGATCCTTCACGATATCCAGGATCTGCTGGATGTGCTCGGTAGCCCGGGGCTGGACGGTGGGCTTTTTGCAGTTGAGGCCGGCGGCATCCTTGAGGTACTCGGACTCAAAGCGCTGAGCGACCTCCTTCATGGAGGTGCCCTCTTCCTGTCCCTTCTTAATGAGCTTATCGTCGATATCGGTGATGTTGGAAACATAGAACACCTTGTTGCCGCGGTACTCAAGGTAGCGGCGCAGGGTATCGAACACGATCAGCGGGCGGGCGTTGCCGATGTGGATATAGTTATAAACGGTAGGGCCGCAGACATAGATGCGGTATTCACCGGGCACCTGCGGCACGAATTCTTCTTTCTGGCGGGTCAGCGTATTGAAAATCTGCATGGCTGTTTCTCCTTTTTTACTTTTTTCATTATAACGGTGTACAGAAGGGAAGTCAAGAAAAAACGACCGCTCCCGGCGCATTCTGCACACCGGAAACGGTCGTTTTTCAGATCAGGAGCTTAGCCGGGATACCGGCTCACTTCCAGCAGCTCTTCTGCACGCTTCACCTGCTCCGCGGTGGGCGGCACGGCATCCGGCAGTGGATAAGGGATGCCCAGCTTCTGCCACTTGAACAGGCCTAGCGTGTGGTAGGGCAGCACCTCCACCCGCTGCACCGTTTTCAGGCTGCGGATAAAGTCTGCGGTTCTGCGCAGGCCCTCCTCGTCGTCGGTCAGGCCGGGCACCAGCACATGCCGGATCCACAGCGGGATGCCGAGGTCAGAAATATGCCGCGCCATCGCAAGGATGTTGGCATTGTCTTTGCCGGTGAGCTGCCGGTGGCGTTCCGGGTCGATCTCCTTCAGGTCGAGAATGACCAGACTGGTGGACTTCATCAGCCGGTCGAAACCGGCCAGATAATCCGGGTCATCGGGCCGGAAGGGCTGCCCGGCGGTATCCAGAGCCGTGTGCACGCCTTTGGAGCGGGCCAGCTCGAAGAATGCCGTCAGGAACTCCATCTGGCGCAGCGGCTCGCCGCCGCTGACCGTGATGCCGCCCTTTTTGCCCCAGTAGTTGCGGTAGCGGTAGACCCGCTGGAACAGCTTTTCTGCCGTCCATTCCTCGCCGCCCTCCGCAGCCCACGTTTCCGGGTTGTGGCAGTATTTGCACCGCAGGGCACACCCCTGCAAAAACACCACAAAGCGCACACCGGGGCCGTCCACAGAGCCGAAGGATTCCAGCGAGTGGACATAGCCGATGGGGTTACAGGGCTGCATGGCAGGTGCGGGAGATAACGTCCATCTGCTGCTCGCGGGTCAGGTCGATGAACTTGACGGCGTAGCCGGAGACGCGGATGGTGAAGTTGGCGTACTCCTCCTTCTCGGGGTGCTCCATGGCATCCAGCAGCTTCTCCTTGCCAAAGACGTTCACGTTCAGGTGGTGTGCGCCCTGATCGAAGTAGCCGTCCATGACCTGTACCAGATTCTCCACCCGCTCGCCTTCGCTGTGGCCCAGAGCGTCCGGGTTGATGGTCTGGGTGTTGGAGATGCCGTCCAGTGCCCAGTGGTAGGGCAGCTTTGCCACCGAGTTCAGGGAAGCCAGCAGGCCGTTCTGCTCTGCGCCATAGCTGGGGTTTGCACCGGGAGCAAACGGGGTGAATGCGGCACGGCCGTCGGGCAGAGCGCCGGTGTACTTGCCGTACACCACGTTGGAGGTGATGGTCAGGATGGAGGTGGTAGCCTCAGAGTTGCGGTAGGTGTGGCGCTTCTTGATCATTTCAAGGAAGGTGCGCAGCAGCCACACGCCGATCTCGTCGGCGCGGTCGTCGTCGTTGCCGTACTTGGGGAAGTCGCCTTCGGTCTCAAAGCCGGTGGCAAGGCCGCACTCGTCACGCACTACCTTCACCTTGGCGTACTTGATGGCGCTCAGGGAGTCGATGACGTGGGAGAAGCCTGCAATGCCGGTGGCAAAGGTGCGGCGCACGTCGGTGTCGATGAGGGCCATCTCGGCTTCCTCATAGTAGTATTTGTCGTGCATATACTGGATCAGGTTCAGCACATTGACGTACAGGCCAGCCAGCCAGTCCAGCATCTGGACATACTTGGGCAGCACCTCGTCGTAGTTCAGGTACTCGCTGGTGATGGGGGCATAGTTGGGGCCGCACTGCTCGTGGCTCTTCTCGTCCACACCGCCGTTGATGGCGTACAGCAGGCACTTGGCAAGGTTGGCGCGGGCACCGAAGAACTGCATCTCCTTGCCGGTCTGGGTGGCAGACACGCAGCAGCAGATGGAGTAATCATCGCCCCACACGGGCTTCATCACGTCGTCGTTCTCGTACTGGACAGAGCTGGTATCGATGGACACCTTGGCGGCATATTTCTTGAAGCTCTCCGGCAGGGCGGAGGAGTACAGAACGGTCAGGTTCGGCTCCGGTGCGGGGCCCATGTTTTCCAGCGTGTGCAGGAAGCGGTAGCAGTTCTTGGTGACCATGCTGCGGCCATCCATGCCGATGCCGCCCACTTCCAGCGTTGCCCACACGGGGTCGCCGGAGAACAGCTGGTTGTAGCTGGGGATGCGGGCAAACTTGACCATGCGGAACTTCATGACCATGTGGTCGATCAGCTCCTGAGCCTGGGTCTCGGTCAGGGTGCCGTTGTCCAGATCGCGCTGGATGTAGATATCCAGGAAGGTGGAGATGCGGCCCACGCTCATGGCAGCGCCGTTCTGGGTCTTGATGGCGGCAAGATACCCGAAATACAGCCACTGGCAGGCCTCCTTGGCGTTCTTTGCAGGCTGAGAGATATCATAGCCGTAGGCCTCGGCCATCTTCTTCATGCCCTTCAGGGCACTGATCTGGCGGGCGATCTCCTCGCGCAGGCGGATCACGTCGTCGGTCATGGTGCCGTCGCCGCAGTTGGCAAAGTCCTCCTGCTTGAACTTGATCAGTGCATCGATGCCGTACAGGGCCACGCGGCGGTAGTCGCCCACGATGCGGCCGCGGCCGTAGGTGTCCGGCAGGCCGGTGATAATGTGGGTGTGGCGGGCCGCCTTCATTTCAGGGGTGTAGGCATCGAACACTGCCTGATTGTGGGTGCGGGTATAATCGGTAAAGATCTTGTGCAGCTCGGCGCTGGGCTGGTAGCCGTAGGTGGTGCAGGCCTGCTCTGCCATCTTGATGCCGCCGTAGGGCATGAAGGCGCGCTTGAGGGGCTTGTCGGTCTGCAGACCCACGATCTGCTCCAGATCCTTCAGGCTTTCGTCGATATAGCCGGGGCCGTAAGCGGTCAGGCTGCTGACCACTTCGGTCTCCATATCCAGCACGCCGCCCTTGGCGCGCTCGGCCTTCTGCAGCTTCTGCAGGGCCCCCACAGCTTGTCGGTCGCCTCGGTGGGGCCGGCCAGAAAGCTTTCGTCGCCGTCATACGGGGTGTAGTTCTTCTGGATGAAGTCGCGCACATTGACTTCTTCTTTCCAGATGCGGCCCTCAAAGCCTTCCCACTGTTCAAAATTGATCATTGGAACCTCCTTGCTCCATTACGCAGTTAGCGCTTTCTAACTAATGAGCCTTTGAAAAACCGCTCTGTATGGCGGCTTTCTGGGGGCAAAACGGTCTTGAACTGCCGACTGCGGCAGCCCCAACTACAAGGTGTAGACAAAAATGAAAACCTGCCCACAAAATCTTGCGTTATTATAATAGCAAGAACCACTTTAAAATGCAATAGAAAACAAGTGGGTTTTCTTCCAAAGCAAAGGGCTTTCTTTGGGCAGAATGTAGAAAAAGCGCCGAAATCCCGGCGGTGCACCTATTTTGCGAAAAAAATCGCAAAATAAGGGTTGACAAGACTAACCGGCTGTGGTATTCTGTTCTCGCAACGAGGTTAGACAAATCTAACCACGTTGCACCAGAAAAGCGGAAGCCTCTGCAAGGGCTTCTGCGAAAACCGGATCCGCCATGGCAGAGCTGCGGAGCTGTGTCAGGTGATCCCCAAGTTTGTCGTGGCGAGGCCACTCCATCTTGCTTACGCAAGACCGCTTTGTGGCTTAAAAGCCCCACTGGGGCTTTCATTGCTGCGCAAACGCCAATTCCTCCATTCCATTCTCTTTTTTCAAGTGAGCTGTGGTTTTAGTTTGCTCCCACGGCTCGATGCGCGGCATTCGGTGTGATTGGTACCGCACCAAGTGCAAAAGAAAAACAAAAACGGGACATGCAGCTTGACCACCTGCGTGCCCCGTTTTTTGTTTTTATAAGGGAAACGACCCTCTCAGCCGCCTGCGGCGGCAGCTCTCCCGAAGGGCGAGCTTCATGCGCAAGTACGGAAAGATACTACTTTTGGTTTGAAGAAAAACGTTTAAGCCAGATGCAAAGAAGCTCCCCCTTTCGGGGGAGCTGGCATCGCTCAGCGATGCCTGAGAGGGTTTACTTCACGATCTCCGCCAGCTTTTGATACACTTCCTCCGCGCCGCCTTTGGGCGCTTTGACCTTTACGAACTGGCTGTTCACGATGGCGGTGCCATCGGAGTAGACGGT
Above is a genomic segment from Faecalibacterium taiwanense containing:
- a CDS encoding HlyC/CorC family transporter → MDDGSITLLAALIILVAFSAFFSASETAFSSLNQIRLKSRAEDGDSAAARVLAMSEKYDKLLSTILIGNNIVNIAAASIGTVLFTRLLDPERGATVSTFVLTIVVLIFGEVTPKSLAKEMPETVATAVSPFLNLLMILFTPLTWLFSQWKRLLGHFIRSTEEDTITEGELMTMVSEAENDGELTDRESQLIRSAIEFDDVEVEEILTPRVDVIAVEDDLSLDEVADTFAESGYSRLPVYHGTIDNIIGVVHEKDFYLGRLRKDTTLEDLVKPTLYTTGSTQISQLLRTLREQHHHMAVVVDEYGGTEGIITLEDILEELVGEIWDEHDEATEDFRRQSDGSWIVLGSAGVDDLYERLGLPEDEDIDSNTVNGLVQEKTCHLPKVGDRFTLGEYDGVVTRTAKRRVTEVRLTPAEKPEPKKEEDEKPHFNRLTNK
- a CDS encoding ROK family protein, whose amino-acid sequence is MKVMVFDVGGTEIKYSVMDEQMNRFDAGSVPTPQDTQEHFLDTIYALYAPHKDEVDGIAMALPGFVDANTGYVSNGGALLYNTGTQVGQLVRERCGCRVTLENDGKAAAIAELRAGALQGCCNAAVFIIGTGVGGGIIANGQLVRGVHFTAGEYSFVNTNADEWENTEKTMACQCSTKYLLKWYRARKGLPADAPMNGKLFFDAANAAEPEALEVLERFCKMVAVQIYNLTVLLDVEKVAIGGGISKQPLLLDDLRRVYAGLFASRGESPYMIGLPRCEIVPCHFSSEANQVGALYTYLQAESKTI
- the cysS gene encoding cysteine--tRNA ligase, translated to MQIFNTLTRQKEEFVPQVPGEYRIYVCGPTVYNYIHIGNARPLIVFDTLRRYLEYRGNKVFYVSNITDIDDKLIKKGQEEGTSMKEVAQRFESEYLKDAAGLNCKKPTVQPRATEHIQQILDIVKDLIDSGHAYVAKNGDVYFRVKSDPEYGKLSHLKLDDLESGNRELRSQMDDDLKEDPADFAVWKAAKPGEPAWESPYGMGRPGWHIECSAMSRTHLGKTIDLHCGGQDLIFPHHENEIAQSECANGCTFARYWMHNGFINVDNQKMSKSLHNFFTVRDVADVYGYEPIRYFMLTAGYRMPLNYTVDLIESCKNSLERLYTCRENLDFALTKNTFGTDETLKEKAAEARTKFCTAMDDDLNTPDALAAVFDLVKEINTLSAVSSKDALQTAAAAFDEITGVLGLLYNRKKDEVPAEVTELVEKRAAAKKAKDWATADAIRAQLTELGWAVKDTAQGPQLSKL
- the pflA gene encoding pyruvate formate-lyase-activating protein, which produces MQPCNPIGYVHSLESFGSVDGPGVRFVVFLQGCALRCKYCHNPETWAAEGGEEWTAEKLFQRVYRYRNYWGKKGGITVSGGEPLRQMEFLTAFFELARSKGVHTALDTAGQPFRPDDPDYLAGFDRLMKSTSLVILDLKEIDPERHRQLTGKDNANILAMARHISDLGIPLWIRHVLVPGLTDDEEGLRRTADFIRSLKTVQRVEVLPYHTLGLFKWQKLGIPYPLPDAVPPTAEQVKRAEELLEVSRYPG